The genomic interval GTATCAAAATGCTGCAAATTTATTTGATGAAAAATATTTAGCAGAAATTATTCTGGCTATTATAACAATTAACTCTTGGAATAGACTAGCAATTACAACCGGACTTAGAGCTGTTTAATTTATTTATAAGGATAAATTTCACAACATTTTTAAAATTTGAAACCCTCCTGCAAGAGGGTTTCTTTGCATTTACTTGTAAATGAGCCACAACAATATTGAAAATTAAGCATTTCACAAAAACAGGTATTTATACTCTTTTGTAGGAATTTAGATTTTTTAATTTTGACCTGGTATATGACAGAAGAAAGATTTTTTGTATTATCTCTCTTCTTATAATTGAATTGAAGTTTCAAAATGTATACAACAGAATTACTTTAATATCAAAAATTACGGAATATCGTAAAATTATATTGCTGGCTCGATTTATGTTTGTTTAAAATCAAAACTCATTGATATAACCTAAATATAAATTCGACTTAATAGCAAAAATTAATACAATCCAGAATAAAATATGAAAACTATTATCCTCTCTCTTTTTCTTTCTTTAAGCTTTGCCTTTGTATCTGAAAAAGCAGGATGGTTTGAGATAGACTGGAAATTTATACTAATTCCAGCCCTTCTTGTTTTACAAATTATATTTATTGGAAAAGCTTTAAAAAACAGATATAAAAAGCATTAAATATTTTTGCGCCAAAAAATATCGAATTCTTATATTTGAATTTTTAAAGGCCTTATGAAAATTCTAATTAGTTACGTTCTCTTACTACTTTTACCCTTTCAATCTTTTGCTCAGACAAAGGTTATTTCCTGGAATTTGAAAAATTTTGGAAAATCAAAATCTCAGCCAGCTTTAAACTTTATCGCTAATACGGTTAAAGATTATGATATTATTGCTGTTCAAGAAGTTGTTGCCGGATATGGCGGTGCACAAACAGTTGCAAAACTTGCCGATTTATTAAATGAAAAAGGATCAAAATGGAATTATTCCATAAGCGATCCTACCAGCGGGAGCAGCTATAAAAGAGAACGCTATGCTTTTATTTGGAAATCTAACAAAGTAAAATTAAAAGGAAATCCCTGGCTTGAAAAAAAGTATAATTTAGAGATTGATCGTGAGCCTTACTTTGGAACTTTTGAAATTGATAAAAAAACATTTACTCTTGTCAATTTTCACGCTATTACCAAAAGCAAACAGCCTGAAACTGAAATAAAGTATTTCAAATTTCTTCCTCAGGAATACCCAAATCTAAACTTGGTTTTTTTAGGTGATTTTAATTGTCCAGAATCACATACTGTTTTTAATCCGTTAAAGAAAATGGCTTTTGTTCCTATATTTCAAAAACAAAAAACAACTTTGAAAAAAGAATGTAGAGAAAACAATTGTCTTGCTTCTGAGTTTGACAATGTTTTTTATAATTCTAATAAAATAAAAACCGTCAATTCGGGTGTAATTTTATTTTACAAGAAATTTGACTCGCTCGAAGAAGCCAGTAAAATATCTGACCATATTCCTATCTGGGCAGAAATCTTTGTGAATTAATCTTATGTTTTAAGCTTTTTCTTTTTGGCTGCAGGAAACAAAACATTATTTAAAATCAATCGATATCCCGGAGAATTAGGATGCAAGTCTAAAACTGTAGGCGGGTCTCCTACCTGATGTTGGAAGTCTTCCGGGTCATGACCTCCAAAAAAAGTAAACATACCTTTTCCTTTTTCGCCATGAATATACCTTGCTTCGCCATTAAGCTCACAAGTTCCCATTACAAGAACATTTGATTTTACTAAAGTTTCATTAAAAGAGGTTGTTTGTCCCATAAATCCTTTTACTAATTGTGTGTGATTTTGGCA from Flavobacterium sp. carries:
- a CDS encoding endonuclease/exonuclease/phosphatase family protein; its protein translation is MKILISYVLLLLLPFQSFAQTKVISWNLKNFGKSKSQPALNFIANTVKDYDIIAVQEVVAGYGGAQTVAKLADLLNEKGSKWNYSISDPTSGSSYKRERYAFIWKSNKVKLKGNPWLEKKYNLEIDREPYFGTFEIDKKTFTLVNFHAITKSKQPETEIKYFKFLPQEYPNLNLVFLGDFNCPESHTVFNPLKKMAFVPIFQKQKTTLKKECRENNCLASEFDNVFYNSNKIKTVNSGVILFYKKFDSLEEASKISDHIPIWAEIFVN